The Mytilus trossulus isolate FHL-02 chromosome 3, PNRI_Mtr1.1.1.hap1, whole genome shotgun sequence genome contains a region encoding:
- the LOC134709983 gene encoding probable cardiolipin synthase (CMP-forming), whose product MSMMYIFRFAEMTACRMCMKRKILLPCTKFNSRILKRIDTFPRTNQQSMGFAILGIPLNTHDISNIKCKTQKLSLNNGLHMGQVNLLKNNFQYHYRDLIQTLSTTSVYNRSSDTPNTPDKDSSKDIKDIKEQIINIPNVLTMSRIVATPFLGYLVVQEAYTPAFCIFVVAGMTDVLDGYIARNFNQMTVLGSALDPLADKLLVSVLTVTLTMSSLMPVPLAAVILGRDILLILASLYFRYISLPPPKTFSRFCDVTNATVKLHPSNISKLNTFLQLTLIASSLAAPVFGFMDHAALQTLWYLTGTTTIASGVGYYRNRHQSVEILQDKMKH is encoded by the exons ATGTCTATGATGTATATTTTTCGATTTGCTGAGATGACAGCTTGTCGAATGtgtatgaaaagaaaaatcttACTGCCATGCACTAAATTCAACAGTCGAATTCTCAAAAGAATTGATACTTTCCCTAGAACAAACCAGCAATCCATGGGTTTTGCCATACTTGGGATACCTTTAAACACTCATGATATATCTAACATCAAGTGCAAGACACAGAAACTATCACTGAATAATGGCTTGCATATGGGTCAAGTTAATCTTctgaaaaacaattttcaatacCACTACAGAGATTTGATTCAGACATTATCAACCACAAGTGTTTATAACCGATCATCAGATACACCCAACACTCCTGACAAAGATTCATCAAAGGACATTAAAGATATT aaagaacaaattataaatataccaaatgtgtTAACCATGTCCAGAATAGTGGCAACACCATTCCTGGGATATCTAGTCGTACAAGAAGCTTATACTCCAGCGTTTTGTATATTTGTGGTTGCTGGAATGACAGATGTT TTAGATGGCTATATTGCTAGGAATTTTAATCAGATGACAGTTCTTGGATCAGCTTTAGATCCTCTTGCAGATAAATTACTGGTCAGTGTATTGACTGTCACTCTGACAATGTCCAGTTTAATGCCAG TGCCTTTAGCAGCGGTGATATTAGGAagagatattttattaattcttgCCTCATTGTATTTCCGTTACATATCTCTACCACCTCCG AAAACATTTTCCAGGTTTTGTGATGTTACTAATGCTACAGTCAAATTACATCCTTCAAATATAAGCaag CTAAATACGTTTTTACAGTTGACATTAATAGCGTCATCTTTAGCAGCTCCAGTGTTTGGGTTCATGGATCATGCAGCACTACAGACTTTGTG gTATTTGACAGGAACAACAACAATTGCCTCAGGTGTTGGTTACTATAGAAACAGACATCAAAGTGTAGAAATATTGCAGGATAAAATGAAGCATTGa